One region of Desulfomicrobium macestii genomic DNA includes:
- a CDS encoding alpha/beta hydrolase, with product MHRALLLCLFVLAAFAPASAYEYPFKNPYEATVLGTLPRDEFPLDSIRPSSLRDLNPLSDLGAVRERELLLHERPVPEILWYDDTLQYSVALQRDVAPLLFIIAGTGSSYDSANCRFLQAVFHRAGYHVVSLSSPTYPNFVVSASTTQVPGFIPRDVADLYQSMDAIVNEIGRDRISSYNLTGYSLGGTQSAFLAELDTREKRFGFDKVMLLNPAVSLLTSATILDHLLSDNVADRTEAARVVADLVSDLSAAYRGSDEVNFGDEFLFALHGSRSISEKELKILIGVAFRVSLASMVFTSDVCTGAGYISPRGHVIEKNESLSPYLDAAVGVSFEDYVDEYLLPFLGFKDPTMTRERAVAASSLESIAPFLRESTSIAVMTNVDDPILTPDNLGFLKRTFNGRLTLYPAGGHCGNIRYRDNVAAMLDFFRK from the coding sequence ATGCATCGCGCCCTGCTATTATGCCTTTTCGTTCTGGCCGCCTTCGCGCCGGCCAGTGCCTATGAATATCCGTTCAAGAATCCTTACGAGGCCACCGTGCTCGGCACTCTGCCGCGGGACGAATTTCCGTTGGACTCCATCCGTCCCTCCTCGTTGCGCGATCTCAACCCGTTGAGTGATCTGGGCGCGGTGCGCGAAAGGGAGCTCCTGCTGCATGAGCGTCCGGTGCCCGAAATCCTCTGGTATGACGACACCCTGCAGTACTCCGTTGCCCTGCAACGCGACGTGGCGCCGCTGCTGTTCATCATTGCCGGGACAGGCTCTTCCTACGATTCGGCCAACTGCCGCTTCCTGCAGGCGGTCTTTCATCGGGCCGGGTACCACGTGGTCAGCCTGTCATCGCCGACGTATCCGAACTTTGTGGTCAGCGCCTCCACGACCCAGGTTCCGGGGTTCATTCCCCGCGACGTGGCTGACCTGTATCAGAGCATGGACGCCATCGTGAACGAAATTGGCCGCGACAGGATATCCTCCTACAACCTGACCGGTTACAGCCTCGGCGGAACACAGTCCGCTTTTCTGGCGGAGCTGGACACGCGCGAAAAGCGTTTCGGATTCGACAAGGTGATGCTCCTCAATCCGGCGGTCAGCCTGCTGACCTCTGCCACCATCCTCGACCACCTGCTCTCCGACAACGTGGCCGACCGGACCGAGGCCGCAAGGGTCGTGGCCGATCTGGTCTCCGATCTTTCGGCGGCCTACCGCGGTAGCGACGAGGTCAATTTCGGCGACGAATTTCTTTTTGCATTGCACGGGAGCCGCTCCATTTCCGAAAAGGAGCTCAAGATCCTCATTGGCGTCGCTTTTCGCGTCTCCCTTGCGTCCATGGTCTTTACCAGCGACGTGTGCACGGGGGCGGGGTACATCTCCCCAAGGGGGCACGTCATTGAGAAGAACGAGTCCCTGTCGCCTTATCTGGATGCGGCCGTGGGCGTGAGTTTCGAGGATTATGTGGACGAGTATCTTTTGCCGTTCCTGGGCTTCAAGGACCCGACCATGACCCGGGAACGGGCCGTGGCGGCCAGCAGCCTCGAATCCATCGCTCCTTTTCTGCGCGAGTCCACAAGCATCGCGGTCATGACCAATGTCGACGACCCCATTCTGACCCCCGACAACCTCGGTTTTCTGAAACGCACGTTCAACGGCCGTCTGACACTCTATCCGGCAGGGGGGCACTGCGGCAATATCCGTTATCGGGACAATGTCGCGGCCATGCTCGATTTTTTCCGCAAGTGA
- the phoU gene encoding phosphate signaling complex protein PhoU — protein MYTHLHEEIETLKLKVLKMVSLTEDAVQKSIQAYVNKDLYLAEEVQDGDVEVNRLEVEIDELALKLLALEQPVAGDLRFILGCMRISVDLERIADEAVNIAERSIMLSSRPPLPFHQDVLEMGTKALAMLRHAAQAFSSSNVEAALQVCHLDNEVDVLNHKNMRQVIEYMIHETPAIERSVHTIILIRRLERIGDLATNIAESVVFIAQGVNIKHKLYFDER, from the coding sequence ATGTATACGCATTTGCATGAAGAAATCGAAACGCTGAAGCTCAAGGTGCTGAAGATGGTCTCCCTGACCGAGGACGCGGTCCAGAAGTCCATCCAGGCCTATGTGAACAAGGATCTGTATCTGGCCGAAGAGGTTCAGGACGGGGACGTGGAAGTAAATCGTCTGGAGGTGGAGATCGACGAGCTGGCGCTCAAGCTGTTGGCCCTGGAGCAGCCCGTGGCCGGAGACCTGCGCTTCATCCTCGGGTGCATGCGCATCAGCGTCGATCTTGAACGCATCGCCGATGAGGCCGTGAACATCGCCGAGCGCTCCATCATGCTCAGTTCGCGGCCGCCGTTGCCTTTTCATCAGGACGTGCTGGAGATGGGCACCAAGGCCCTGGCCATGCTGCGGCACGCGGCCCAGGCGTTCTCATCCAGCAATGTGGAGGCGGCCCTGCAGGTCTGCCATCTGGACAACGAGGTCGACGTGCTGAACCACAAGAACATGCGTCAGGTCATCGAATACATGATCCACGAGACTCCGGCCATCGAGCGTTCCGTTCACACCATCATTCTCATCCGCCGCCTCGAGCGCATCGGCGATCTGGCCACCAATATTGCCGAATCCGTGGTGTTCATCGCCCAAGGTGTGAACATAAAACACAAACTGTATTTCGACGAGCGTTGA
- the pstB gene encoding phosphate ABC transporter ATP-binding protein PstB, translated as MTETVKISSRNLNFYYSDFHALQDISFDMLQHQATALIGPSGCGKSTFLRCINRMNDLIAGTRIEGSLTMDGQDLNDNAHDVVVLRRRVGMVFQKPNPFPKSIYENVAYGLRVNGVKDREFIDARVEESLKLAALWDEVKDRMDQSGLSLSGGQQQRLCIARAMAVEPEVLLMDEPASALDPIATQKIEELIHELKNKFTIVIVTHSMQQAARVSDRTAFFYMGKLIEVGPTDKLFTRPENKQTEDYITGRFG; from the coding sequence ATGACAGAAACGGTCAAGATTTCATCGAGAAATCTCAACTTCTATTATTCGGACTTTCACGCGCTCCAGGATATCAGCTTCGACATGCTGCAGCACCAGGCAACCGCCCTGATCGGGCCTTCGGGTTGCGGCAAGTCCACTTTTCTGCGGTGCATCAACCGCATGAACGACCTTATAGCCGGTACCCGGATCGAAGGGTCTCTGACCATGGACGGGCAGGACCTGAACGACAACGCCCATGACGTGGTCGTGCTCCGGCGCCGGGTGGGCATGGTCTTCCAGAAGCCCAATCCCTTTCCCAAGAGCATCTACGAGAACGTGGCCTATGGGCTGCGGGTCAACGGCGTCAAGGATCGCGAGTTCATCGATGCGCGGGTTGAGGAGAGCCTCAAGCTCGCCGCCCTGTGGGACGAGGTCAAGGACCGCATGGACCAGTCGGGCCTCAGCCTTTCGGGCGGACAGCAACAGCGCCTGTGCATCGCCCGGGCCATGGCCGTGGAGCCCGAAGTCCTGCTCATGGACGAGCCCGCTTCCGCGCTTGACCCCATCGCCACCCAGAAGATCGAGGAGCTCATCCACGAACTCAAGAACAAATTCACCATCGTCATTGTCACGCACTCCATGCAGCAGGCCGCCCGCGTCTCCGATCGGACCGCATTTTTCTACATGGGCAAGCTCATCGAGGTCGGTCCCACGGACAAGCTGTTCACCCGTCCGGAGAACAAGCAGACCGAGGACTATATAACAGGCCGTTTCGGCTGA
- a CDS encoding ATP-binding protein gives MTTTTISLRLRLFLAFGVILFLALGVPAYYLHQNLGQTSEREARDSARRDLRAVEWMLSHGSFTSFAAVNEALRDLAARMDIRVTFIDLEGRVLTDSGVTAERVERLENHLGRPEVTQALAGEIGLSLRYSDTLDQDLLYAAMRTQASGIMPEGIVRIARPQSQIRKTQDRLYGRTGWVYGFSVILAFGLVSLTSRQIGRAIASVAQAAADIGQGEPGKRIRFSPSTELTPLVQAFNNMVERIESNMQTIVKQKMESEAVLNGMKAGLIVLDGHGRILRGNYAAQEIFPGLSTFAGRKPMELSLLQDLQDACDAALQKRREGDFSQVGVVVSLAGGRSFDVSIVPIKGDAELGVIMVFHDITEIKRVEQIRRDFVANVSHELRTPLTSIKGYAETLVGIEKYDPEQTRSFLEVILRNANHMNTMLDELLQLSRLEHGKQRPDLVTVEPASALYSAWKSCHPLSKDIEFVNELGASTPQVRANFEQLVQVFRNVLENAIKYVPDETAVIRVHGHASGRELVVFIEDNGPGIPVEDQARIFERFYRVEKDRNSSIGGTGLGLAICRHIMANHGGRITVQSPVPETGIGSRFIITLPLAGQISEE, from the coding sequence ATGACCACAACGACGATTTCCTTGCGGCTGCGGCTGTTTCTGGCCTTCGGGGTCATTTTGTTTTTGGCGCTGGGCGTGCCTGCCTACTATCTGCATCAGAATCTCGGGCAGACCAGCGAGCGCGAAGCCCGAGACAGCGCACGGCGAGACCTGCGCGCGGTGGAGTGGATGCTGTCCCATGGCTCCTTCACTTCCTTCGCGGCGGTCAACGAGGCGCTGCGCGACCTTGCGGCACGCATGGACATCCGCGTCACCTTCATCGATCTTGAAGGTCGGGTGCTGACCGATTCCGGCGTGACGGCGGAACGGGTCGAGAGACTGGAGAACCATTTGGGCAGGCCGGAAGTGACACAGGCCCTTGCCGGAGAGATCGGTCTCAGCCTGCGTTACAGCGACACCCTGGACCAGGATCTGCTCTATGCGGCCATGCGTACACAGGCCAGCGGGATCATGCCGGAGGGTATCGTGCGCATCGCGCGTCCCCAGAGCCAGATTCGCAAGACCCAGGACCGGCTCTACGGACGGACTGGCTGGGTCTACGGGTTCAGCGTCATCCTGGCCTTCGGGCTCGTCTCCTTGACTTCGAGGCAGATTGGCCGCGCCATAGCAAGCGTGGCCCAGGCCGCCGCCGACATCGGCCAGGGCGAGCCGGGCAAGCGCATTCGCTTTTCGCCGAGCACCGAGCTTACGCCACTGGTGCAGGCCTTCAACAACATGGTCGAACGCATCGAGTCCAACATGCAGACCATCGTCAAGCAGAAGATGGAATCCGAAGCCGTGCTCAACGGAATGAAGGCCGGGCTGATCGTCCTCGACGGACACGGCCGGATTCTGCGCGGCAACTACGCCGCCCAGGAGATTTTTCCGGGCCTTTCGACCTTCGCCGGGCGCAAGCCCATGGAACTGTCCCTGCTGCAGGATCTTCAGGATGCCTGCGACGCGGCGCTCCAAAAGCGCCGGGAAGGTGATTTTTCCCAGGTCGGAGTGGTGGTCTCCCTGGCGGGTGGCAGAAGCTTCGACGTCTCCATCGTGCCCATCAAGGGCGACGCCGAGCTTGGCGTGATCATGGTTTTTCATGACATCACCGAAATCAAGCGGGTGGAACAGATCCGTCGTGATTTCGTGGCCAACGTGTCGCACGAGTTGCGTACACCCCTGACATCGATCAAGGGCTACGCCGAAACCCTGGTGGGCATCGAGAAATACGATCCCGAGCAGACGCGCTCCTTCCTGGAGGTCATCCTGCGCAACGCCAACCACATGAACACCATGCTCGACGAGCTGCTCCAGCTCTCGCGCCTGGAGCATGGCAAGCAGCGCCCCGACCTGGTCACGGTGGAGCCTGCCTCGGCGCTTTATTCGGCCTGGAAGAGCTGTCATCCCTTGAGCAAGGACATCGAATTCGTGAACGAGCTAGGTGCCTCAACGCCCCAGGTGCGGGCCAATTTCGAGCAGCTGGTCCAGGTTTTTCGCAATGTCCTTGAAAACGCCATCAAGTACGTGCCTGACGAAACCGCCGTCATCCGTGTCCACGGGCATGCGAGCGGTCGTGAGCTGGTTGTTTTCATCGAGGACAACGGGCCTGGCATTCCGGTCGAGGATCAGGCCCGGATTTTCGAGCGGTTCTACCGTGTGGAAAAGGACCGCAACAGCTCCATCGGCGGCACGGGCCTCGGCCTTGCCATCTGCAGGCACATAATGGCCAATCACGGAGGGCGGATCACGGTGCAGAGCCCCGTGCCCGAAACCGGGATCGGCTCCCGCTTCATCATCACCTTGCCCCTGGCCGGGCAGATCTCAGAGGAATAG
- a CDS encoding response regulator transcription factor, with translation MAHKIVVIEDEPDIANLLAFHLKSGGYDCFVARDGKKGLQLVQSERPDLVLLDLMLPGMSGTDVCKAVKGSPECAHIPIIMLTARGDEVDRILGFELGADDYVIKPFSPRELMLRIKTVLRRNVNILPKVAHWQREGLAADFEAYTLLVDGVDAHLTPTEFNLFGEFVRNEGKVLSREQLLSNAWGYEFEGYSRTVDTHVRRLRKKLGPYADWLETVRGIGYRMKRENQVD, from the coding sequence ATGGCTCACAAGATTGTCGTCATCGAAGACGAACCGGATATCGCCAACCTTTTGGCTTTTCATCTCAAGTCGGGCGGGTACGACTGCTTCGTGGCCCGGGATGGAAAAAAGGGCCTGCAGCTGGTCCAGTCCGAACGGCCGGATCTGGTGCTGCTTGATCTGATGCTGCCCGGCATGAGCGGCACGGACGTTTGCAAGGCCGTCAAGGGCAGCCCGGAATGCGCTCACATACCAATCATTATGCTCACCGCCCGGGGTGACGAAGTCGACCGCATCCTCGGCTTCGAACTCGGCGCGGATGATTATGTCATAAAGCCGTTCAGCCCCCGGGAACTGATGCTGCGCATCAAGACCGTTCTGCGACGCAACGTGAACATCCTGCCCAAGGTCGCGCACTGGCAGCGCGAGGGCCTGGCTGCCGATTTCGAGGCGTACACGTTGCTCGTGGACGGGGTGGACGCGCACCTGACCCCCACGGAATTCAATCTTTTCGGAGAATTCGTGCGTAACGAGGGCAAGGTGCTCTCCCGGGAGCAACTCCTGAGCAATGCCTGGGGGTACGAATTCGAAGGCTATTCGCGCACCGTTGATACCCATGTGCGTCGGCTGCGCAAGAAGCTCGGCCCCTATGCCGACTGGCTGGAGACCGTCCGAGGCATCGGTTATCGCATGAAACGTGAAAATCAGGTCGACTAG
- a CDS encoding GGDEF domain-containing protein, which produces MSNSQAQTMQAATKPIFELKRFLHAHHWLSIFIFRLKDFGLCRELYGDHVAEELENLLINALNQHDPDSPMLSARHALRISSGEALLIRCLGQAKDSQLMDQAFSLKVKLQAILRKHTISSLGREFEIEVGFSTLPESSLFERERIFHEAIHDARRMAQGGIDLEAVKLSSTFRAIIRNGQIRMLFQPIYDFKTGTVMAWEALARGPRGSDFESPSILFDFAEQFGQLFALEQACRAKAMETVGVLTTGQRLFLYIHPRTVVDPTFAPGKTLEILDKHGLKPEDIVFEITERHSIKDFTSFHKTLDHYRSQGFKIAVDDAGTGYSGLSTVAALKPDFIKVDMSLVRDVDKDPVRRALMETMVTLAGRIGSEIIAEGIETKGEARALTEIGVHFGQGYYLSRPHYPKPETHLDMKELTPLRPDNFGRLSCSIPIGQLVQKTLTVSPRTPVQSVQRIFATNPALSSVVVVDDGIPQGLVMGYSLDRHLATLYGRALYAEKPVAVLMDTTPMVVDEREPVESVAKNANTREMLKAYDEVIVTSGGQFLGVVTVQKMLTTLAQVQVEMAKGTNPLTGIPGNVALEKEIETRLRRGKPFCMLYADLDNFKVYNDVYGFKDGDLVILLLGRIMTWAISRHGHSGDFLAHIGGDDFVAMVNPEKAERICQAVTRCFKRLILNCYHAQDRARGWIMGKGRDGREQQFPLVSVSIGIVDCMAPCSLQALGEKAAQIKGYAKTLPGNVYVRDRRGNRTCEQTA; this is translated from the coding sequence ATGTCCAACTCTCAAGCCCAAACCATGCAGGCCGCGACCAAGCCCATTTTCGAACTCAAAAGATTCCTGCACGCCCATCACTGGCTGAGCATCTTCATATTTCGCCTCAAGGACTTCGGACTCTGCCGGGAACTCTACGGAGACCATGTCGCCGAGGAACTGGAGAACCTGCTCATCAACGCCCTGAACCAGCACGACCCCGACAGCCCGATGCTCAGCGCCAGACACGCCCTGCGCATCTCCTCCGGAGAGGCGCTGCTCATCCGATGTCTGGGACAGGCCAAGGATTCCCAGCTCATGGACCAGGCCTTCAGCCTCAAGGTCAAGCTGCAGGCCATTCTCAGAAAACATACCATTTCCTCGCTTGGCAGGGAATTCGAGATCGAGGTGGGGTTCTCGACGTTGCCGGAATCGTCGCTTTTCGAACGCGAGCGGATCTTCCACGAGGCCATCCATGATGCGCGGCGCATGGCCCAGGGCGGCATCGACCTTGAAGCGGTCAAGCTCTCCTCCACCTTTCGGGCCATCATCCGCAACGGACAGATCCGCATGCTCTTTCAGCCCATCTACGATTTCAAGACAGGAACCGTCATGGCCTGGGAGGCTCTGGCGCGCGGGCCGCGCGGCTCCGATTTCGAATCGCCGTCGATCCTCTTCGATTTCGCCGAACAGTTCGGACAGCTCTTTGCGCTGGAGCAGGCCTGCCGAGCGAAGGCCATGGAAACGGTGGGAGTTCTGACCACGGGCCAAAGGCTGTTCCTGTACATCCACCCGCGCACCGTGGTCGACCCGACCTTCGCCCCAGGCAAGACTCTGGAAATTCTGGACAAACATGGCCTCAAACCCGAGGACATCGTCTTTGAAATAACCGAACGCCATTCCATAAAAGACTTCACCTCGTTTCACAAAACCCTGGACCATTACCGCAGCCAGGGATTCAAGATTGCCGTGGACGACGCCGGAACGGGCTACTCAGGATTGTCCACGGTCGCGGCCCTGAAGCCCGACTTCATCAAGGTCGACATGTCGCTGGTGCGCGACGTGGACAAGGACCCGGTACGCAGGGCGCTCATGGAGACCATGGTAACCCTGGCGGGCCGCATCGGCTCGGAAATCATCGCCGAAGGGATCGAAACCAAGGGCGAGGCACGCGCCCTGACGGAGATCGGAGTCCATTTCGGCCAGGGATATTATTTGAGCCGCCCCCATTATCCCAAACCCGAGACCCACCTGGACATGAAGGAGCTGACCCCGCTGCGTCCGGACAACTTCGGCAGGCTGTCCTGCTCCATTCCCATAGGACAACTGGTCCAAAAGACATTGACCGTCAGCCCCCGAACCCCGGTGCAGTCCGTGCAGCGGATCTTCGCCACCAACCCCGCGCTCTCAAGCGTGGTTGTCGTGGACGACGGCATACCCCAGGGGCTGGTCATGGGCTACAGCCTGGACCGGCATCTGGCCACTCTCTACGGGCGAGCACTGTACGCGGAAAAACCAGTGGCGGTGCTCATGGACACCACTCCCATGGTCGTGGACGAACGCGAACCCGTGGAATCCGTGGCCAAGAACGCCAACACCCGCGAAATGCTGAAAGCCTACGACGAGGTCATCGTCACCAGTGGCGGACAATTTTTGGGCGTGGTCACGGTGCAGAAGATGCTGACCACCCTGGCGCAGGTTCAGGTCGAAATGGCCAAGGGCACCAACCCGCTGACAGGCATCCCGGGCAACGTGGCGCTGGAGAAGGAAATCGAGACGAGGCTCAGGCGGGGCAAGCCCTTCTGCATGCTCTACGCGGACCTGGACAACTTCAAGGTCTACAATGACGTCTACGGCTTCAAGGACGGCGACCTCGTCATACTGCTGCTGGGGCGCATCATGACCTGGGCCATTTCCCGGCATGGGCACAGCGGAGACTTTCTGGCGCACATTGGCGGGGATGATTTCGTGGCCATGGTCAATCCGGAGAAAGCGGAACGCATCTGCCAGGCCGTCACCCGCTGCTTCAAAAGGCTCATCCTGAACTGCTACCATGCCCAGGACCGCGCCAGGGGCTGGATCATGGGCAAGGGCCGGGACGGCAGGGAGCAGCAGTTCCCGCTGGTCTCCGTGTCCATCGGCATCGTGGACTGCATGGCCCCGTGCAGCCTGCAGGCCCTGGGGGAAAAAGCGGCCCAGATCAAGGGCTACGCCAAGACCCTGCCCGGCAACGTCTATGTTCGGGACCGGCGCGGCAATCGGACCTGCGAGCAAACCGCATGA
- a CDS encoding MATE family efflux transporter → MIHISPATAIIYRRIFKISMPLVISLGATTIMEFTDRLFLARYSLDAIAAALPAGIMALLAMTIFLGTTSYVSVFVAQYTGQGRPEMVGRAVWQGIYVALLGAVVLGALAFLAESIFAFGGHSKEIQVLESIYFRTLCLGAGMHLVGGALAGFFTGLGRTRVVMFANSAGMLLNIPLDYCLINGVGPFPELGILGAGLATVISWGVITTILWLAMRRSENARFRLAIDRRLRPELWLRLMRYGLPSGMEFFLDIFAFTVFIFVVGRLGTMELAATNIALNINALAFMPLVGFAMGTSTLVGQAMGAGKPDDVPMVVRASLVLTFAYLAAMSAVFLFAPEAVLHLFQPRDMDPAAFASVVGMGRTLLMIVVAYLFFDGVSFIVYGALKGAGDTVFVMAARLALVFLVMIAPLLAGAWLDFGLYYFWAVTCTFLIMLSLVGWWRFRQGKWRNMLVVEKKPPA, encoded by the coding sequence ATGATCCACATCTCTCCGGCCACGGCCATCATATATCGCCGCATTTTCAAAATTTCCATGCCACTGGTCATAAGCCTCGGGGCGACCACGATCATGGAGTTCACGGACCGCCTCTTTCTGGCCCGCTATTCCCTCGACGCCATCGCAGCAGCCCTGCCCGCCGGGATCATGGCCCTTCTGGCCATGACCATTTTCCTTGGCACCACGAGTTACGTCTCCGTGTTCGTGGCCCAGTACACCGGCCAGGGGCGTCCCGAGATGGTCGGCAGGGCGGTCTGGCAGGGCATCTATGTGGCGCTTTTGGGAGCGGTCGTGCTGGGGGCGCTGGCCTTTTTGGCCGAGAGCATTTTCGCCTTCGGCGGCCATTCCAAAGAGATTCAGGTCCTTGAGTCCATATATTTCAGAACGCTGTGCCTGGGGGCGGGGATGCATCTGGTCGGCGGAGCTTTGGCCGGGTTCTTCACCGGCCTTGGGCGCACGCGCGTGGTCATGTTCGCCAACTCGGCCGGGATGCTCCTGAATATCCCCCTCGACTATTGCCTCATAAACGGCGTCGGGCCGTTTCCGGAGCTGGGCATTCTGGGCGCGGGCCTGGCCACGGTGATAAGCTGGGGGGTGATCACGACCATTCTCTGGCTGGCCATGCGCCGCTCCGAGAACGCCCGGTTCCGCCTGGCCATCGACCGGCGACTTAGGCCCGAGCTGTGGCTCAGGCTCATGCGCTACGGGCTGCCGAGCGGGATGGAATTCTTCCTCGACATCTTCGCCTTCACGGTCTTCATCTTCGTGGTCGGCAGGCTCGGGACCATGGAGTTGGCCGCGACCAACATCGCGCTGAACATCAACGCCCTGGCCTTCATGCCTCTGGTTGGCTTCGCCATGGGCACCAGCACCCTGGTCGGTCAGGCCATGGGCGCGGGCAAGCCCGACGACGTGCCCATGGTGGTGCGTGCCAGCCTCGTGCTGACCTTTGCCTATCTGGCGGCCATGTCGGCGGTTTTCCTGTTCGCCCCGGAAGCGGTCCTGCATCTGTTCCAGCCCCGCGACATGGACCCGGCCGCCTTTGCCTCGGTGGTCGGCATGGGCCGGACCCTGCTCATGATCGTAGTCGCGTACCTGTTCTTCGATGGGGTCAGCTTCATTGTCTATGGGGCGCTCAAAGGGGCGGGGGACACGGTTTTCGTCATGGCCGCGCGTCTGGCGCTGGTCTTTCTGGTCATGATCGCGCCACTTCTGGCCGGAGCCTGGCTTGATTTCGGGCTCTATTATTTCTGGGCCGTGACCTGCACGTTTCTGATCATGCTCTCGCTTGTGGGGTGGTGGCGCTTCAGGCAGGGGAAATGGCGGAACATGTTGGTGGTGGAGAAAAAGCCGCCCGCATGA
- a CDS encoding sigma-54-dependent transcriptional regulator yields MSAQDVRSRVSGPSTPPPARILVVDDEPISRDNLALALARQGHETVTASGGTEALGLLQDSDFDMVLTDLMMEGMDGLALLREVKSRHPDVEVVVITGYPTVDTAVEAMRAGAYDYLAKPYRIDEARLLVHKALEKRRLRLEVARLREQLRERTLPVPMLGAAPCMVELKRTIAQVAPSDVTVLILGETGTGKEVAARMVHLFSRRSEARFLAINCGAFNEELLESELFGHEQGAFSGATRQKKGLFEAVEGGTLFLDEVGEMSLAMQVKLLRAVQERCIRRVGGTADIPVDVRLVAATNKDLKTEVETGRFRQDLYFRLNVLVLSMPPLVQRREDLPLLARYFAEKASRETDRPAPGISDEVMDILGRYAFPGNVRELQNVIERAVVFCNGDEIRPAHLSPELREVSLHVSRAGDRQPMTLEECEREQIRWTLEHAADNRTLAAKLLGIDRASLWRKIKRHGL; encoded by the coding sequence GTGAGCGCCCAGGATGTCCGCAGCCGCGTTTCCGGGCCGTCAACGCCCCCGCCGGCCAGGATTCTGGTGGTCGACGACGAGCCGATCTCGCGCGACAATCTGGCGCTGGCGCTGGCGCGGCAAGGGCATGAGACCGTGACCGCGTCCGGCGGGACCGAAGCGCTTGGCCTGTTGCAGGACTCGGACTTCGACATGGTCCTGACAGACCTGATGATGGAAGGGATGGACGGCCTGGCCCTTCTGCGGGAGGTCAAGTCCCGTCATCCCGATGTCGAGGTCGTGGTAATCACCGGCTACCCCACGGTGGATACGGCCGTGGAGGCCATGCGGGCCGGAGCGTACGACTATCTGGCCAAGCCGTACCGCATCGACGAGGCCAGGTTGCTGGTGCACAAGGCGCTGGAAAAACGCAGACTCAGGCTGGAGGTGGCGCGTTTGCGCGAACAGCTGCGCGAACGGACCCTGCCCGTTCCCATGCTCGGCGCGGCCCCGTGCATGGTCGAACTCAAGCGGACCATCGCGCAGGTCGCGCCTTCGGACGTGACGGTGCTGATCCTGGGCGAGACCGGAACGGGCAAGGAGGTGGCGGCGCGCATGGTACACCTCTTCAGCCGACGCTCCGAGGCCCGCTTTCTGGCCATCAACTGCGGCGCGTTCAACGAGGAGTTGCTCGAAAGCGAGCTTTTCGGACATGAACAGGGCGCTTTTTCCGGGGCCACCCGGCAGAAGAAGGGCCTCTTCGAGGCGGTCGAAGGCGGCACGCTTTTTCTCGACGAGGTAGGGGAGATGTCGCTGGCCATGCAGGTCAAGCTTCTGCGCGCCGTGCAGGAGCGGTGCATCCGACGGGTGGGCGGCACCGCCGACATTCCTGTGGACGTGCGCCTCGTGGCCGCGACCAACAAGGATTTGAAGACCGAGGTCGAGACGGGCCGCTTTCGCCAGGATCTGTATTTTCGCCTGAACGTGCTGGTGCTGAGCATGCCGCCGCTGGTGCAGCGGCGCGAGGATCTGCCCCTGCTGGCGCGCTATTTCGCGGAGAAGGCCAGCCGGGAGACGGATCGGCCCGCGCCGGGCATCTCCGACGAGGTCATGGATATCCTCGGCCGTTACGCCTTTCCGGGCAATGTCCGCGAGCTGCAGAACGTCATCGAGCGGGCCGTGGTCTTCTGCAACGGTGACGAGATCCGTCCGGCGCATCTCTCGCCGGAGCTGCGCGAAGTTTCGCTGCATGTCAGCCGGGCGGGAGACAGGCAGCCCATGACCCTGGAAGAGTGCGAGCGGGAGCAGATCCGATGGACTTTGGAGCATGCGGCGGACAATCGCACCCTTGCCGCCAAGCTGCTGGGCATCGACCGGGCCTCCCTGTGGCGCAAGATCAAACGTCACGGCTTGTAG